In Ptychodera flava strain L36383 chromosome 17, AS_Pfla_20210202, whole genome shotgun sequence, one genomic interval encodes:
- the LOC139115591 gene encoding uncharacterized protein — translation MLVEELEKAGDRAIPLFVILTHCDEDDGDSRVYHDVLQKGIAASRVFRISNNHQDKYEAQHPTAHHHTLSALWKILSVSKIFKEDGRVPLENEGRGPSRSTSGFHARMSHCVIS, via the exons ATGTTGGTTGAAGAGTTGGAGAAAGCAG GGGATCGCGCCATCCCGCTATTCGTGATCCTGACACATTGCGACGAGGATGATGGAGACAGCAGGGTGTACCATGATGTATTGCAGAAGGGTATCGCAGCGAGCCGGGTCTTCCGAATTTCCAACAATCACCAGGACAAGTATGAAGCGCAGCATCCTACGGCTCATCACCATACCTTATCGGCACTCTGGAAAATTCTGTCCGTATCAAAGATCTTCAAAGAAGACGGTAGAGTGCCGTTGGAAAACGAGGGACGGGGTCCTTCCCGTAGCACTAGTGGTTTTCATGCACGAATGTCACACTGTGTGATCAGCTAA